In the Styela clava chromosome 8, kaStyClav1.hap1.2, whole genome shotgun sequence genome, one interval contains:
- the LOC120346434 gene encoding Na(+)/citrate cotransporter-like, translating into MSLSYFFSSLWRFRKSAILLLTPILLLPMLILGNSKVSSCGYVICIMSVYWTTEACPLVVTSLIPLLLFPLFGIQTADEVSMSYTRHTCFLFLGTFILCIAIEEWNLHRRFSLRVLLLFGSKPCWIMLGMMFITGFLSMWLSNTSTCALMHPITVAICREISTAEKNRQEPHKNKKNKDVSDNVLEVSDNTEDMYNNPEVTQFISKNNNDDKLKVQEDNELEEESSTKIDGKSTNLEKSMLLAVTYASTLGGICTIVGTPTNLVAIGIFIATFGEESGQDLNFVSWFIFCLPMTIILIIITWIWVLCRFRSLGQLRSRNTNTTSSKRIKKLIQANYDKLAPMSFGEICVVIHFLVLILLWFLRDPKIIPGWRDLFPNGYAKDSTTAVLVGMCVFLFPSQSSSFTWIWKKPKTEGKKEYCLPTTSPALLSWKTFQQKFPWDVMLLLGAGFSLAGACENSGLSEWFGRNLTAGLRGTPVWIVLLVVSISISLLTEFTSNVATTSIFLPIMIGLSRDLSINPVYILLIATLSCSFAFSLPIATPPNALAFTFGSLRVTDMVTTGLPLNFICVGILNAFIHMTGVSIFHLDVIPAWAMMNGTYVVPLNSTLTPGQN; encoded by the exons ATGTCTTTGTCGTACTTTTTCTCGTCGTTATGGAGGTTTCGCAAAAGTGCAATTCTTCTTTTGACTCCGATACTTCTTCTTCCAATGCTCATACTTGGGAATTCGAAG GTGTCAAGTTGCGGATACGTGATTTGCATTATGTCTGTTTACTGGACGACTGAAGCATGTCCACTTGTTGTGACGTCACTAATTCCATTGTTACTGTTCCCGCTTTTTGGAATCCAGACAGCAGATGAG GTTTCGATGAGTTACACGCGTCACACTTGTTTTCTCTTTCTGGGAACGTTCATCCTTTGCATTGCAATAGAAGAGTGGAATTTGCATAGAAGATTTTCTCTTCGAGTTTTGCTCCTTTTCGGATCTAAGCCATGCTG GATTATGTTAGGAATGATGTTTATCACTGGATTCCTGTCTATGTGGTTGAGCAACACTTCGACATGTGCTCTCATGCATCCGATTACTGTTGCTATATGTAGAGAGATTTCAACAGCAGAAAAGAAC AGACAGGAGCCACATAAGAATAAGAAGAATAAAGACGTGTCCG ACAACGTGTTGGAAGTTTCCGATAACACGGAAGACATGTATAATAATCCAGAAGTCACACAGTTTATCAGTAAAAACAACAACGACGATAAACTGAAAGTTCAGGAGGATAATGAG TTAGAAGAAGAATCTTCAACAAAAATAGATGGCAAATCGACCAATTTAGAAAAATCAATGCTACTCGCGGTGACATACGCTTCTACCTTGGGAGGTATATGTACTATAGTTGGAACACCAACGAACCTTGTGGCTATTGGAATTTTTATAGCAAC ttttggAGAAGAATCGGGACAAGACTTGAACTTCGTTTCGTGGTTCATATTCTGTCTTCCGATGACTATTATTTTGATAATCATCACATGGATTTGGGTGCTATGTCGGTTTCGAAGTCTTGG ACAGTTGAGATCACGAAATACAAACACCACATCATCAAAGCGCATCAAGAAATTAATACAAGCCAACTATGACAAGTTGGCCCCTATGAG TTTCGGTGAAATCTGTGTTGTGATTCATTTCCTTGTACTGATTCTACTATGGTTTCTTCGTGATCCGAAGATTATTCCTGGCTGGAGAGATTTATTCCCAAACGG ATATGCAAAAGATTCTACAACTGCTGTATTGGTTGGAATGTGCGTCTTCTTATTCCCATCACAATCATCTTCCTTTACTTGGATATGGAAAAAACCGAAGACTGAGGgaaaaaaagaatattgtttACCAACTACATCTCCCGCGTTATTATCTTGGAAaacatttcaacaaaaatttccatggGATGTGATGCTTCTGTTGGGTGCAGGATTTTCTTTGGCTGGAGCATGTGAG AATTCCGGATTGTCAGAATGGTTTGGCCGTAACCTTACAGCGGGACTTCGAGGAACACCTGTGTGGATTGTGCTACTGGTGGTTTCGATTTCAATATCATTATTGACAG AATTCACAAGCAATGTGGCAACCACCAGCATATTTTTACCAATCATGATAGGATTATCCAGAGACCTGAGTATAAATCCAGTTTATATTTTACTCATTGCAACATTATCTTGCTCATTCGCATTCTCTTTGCCGATCGCAACTCCACCAAATGCTCTGGCATTCACATTCGGATCTTTGCGGGTAACGGATATG GTGACAACAGGCTTGCCGCTAAATTTCATATGTGTCGGAATACTAAATGCTTTTATTCACATGACTGGCGTCTCAATATTTCATCTCGACGTTATTCCGGCCTGGGCTATGATGAATGGAACATATGTTGTCCCTCTTAATAGTACACTTACGCCGGGGCAGAACTAA
- the LOC120346453 gene encoding uncharacterized protein LOC120346453 — protein sequence MPVNRLQFAQLTLLLLALPAQYILTEWYGNRSDSVRARSIQEIIRSLKATAATCKSWIKAVGTYMASGGSFRLDLKKIKKHQKAAKTAPGGESFAKEVFRYEDPSGTGYFSKSITVRSPRPKALKYRVGQVIKHKKYGYRGVIVGWDETCKAPKTWILTMHGNNPAIVKTPHYSILVDKRDRQEIQTTYVAQENIDIVTNIEVQHPGIWDYFDFYDGAQYHMRPAMQELYPLD from the coding sequence ATGCCTGTTAACAGGTTGCAATTTGCGCAACTCACCCTTTTGTTGTTGGCCCTTCCCGCTCAGTACATATTGACCGAGTGGTATGGAAACAGATCCGACAGCGTAAGAGCCAGGTCTATTCAAGAGATCATACGTTCTTTAAAAGCGACTGCTGCTACATGTAAATCATGGATAAAAGCTGTTGGAACATACATGGCCAGTGGTGGCTCTTTCAgattagatttgaaaaaaattaaaaagcatcAGAAAGCGGCCAAAACTGCGCCTGGAGGGGAATCATTTGCAAAAGAAGTTTTCAGGTATGAAGATCCATCTGGAACTGGATATTTTTCTAAATCTATCACTGTACGATCTCCACGGCCGAAAGCATTAAAGTATAGAGTTGGCCAAGTCATAAAGCACAAGAAATATGGATACAGAGGAGTAATTGTAGGATGGGATGAAACCTGTAAAGCACCAAAAACTTGGATACTTACCATGCATGGCAATAACCCAGCAATAGTAAAGACACCTCATTATTCTATCTTGGTTGATAAACGAGATCGCCAAGAAATACAAACAACATATGTTGCACAAGAAAACATAGACATTGTTACAAACATTGAAGTGCAACATCCGGGCATATGGGACTACTTCGATTTTTATGATGGTGCTCAATACCACATGAGACCAGCTATGCAAGAGTTATACCCTCTTGAttga
- the LOC120346435 gene encoding Na(+)/citrate cotransporter-like isoform X1, which yields MSLAYFFTWIRRFQKSVIFLLTPILFLPLLIMGTTKVSSCGYVICLMGVYWTTEACPLVVTSFMPILLFPIFGIQTADEVSMSYMRHVCFLFLGAFVLCIAIEEWNLHRRFALRVLLFFGSRPCWIMLGMMFITGFLSMWLSNSSTCALMHPITVALCREISTAEKKKRCEETQQEVKDISDEVFELPENTVNAENVQETIEFLPESDRKNETKKDETPINEEISILQDGEAIKLEKSMLLAVTYSSTFGGTCTTVGTPSNLVAIGIFATTFGKESSKDLNFVSWFLFCLPMAIVFIFITWIWVLFRFRNIGQLRSRSINKISSKRIKEMIQAKNDKLPPMSFGEICVLIHFVVLILLWFLRDPKIFPGWKNLLPNGYAQDSTTAVLVAMSLFLFPSKLSSFSWMWKKKTEQFLPPTSPTLLSWNTFQRKFPWDVMLLVGAGFSLAKACVDSGLSEWFGASLTTALQGIPAWAVLLVISITISLLTEFSSNLATTSVFLPIMMELSRDLNINPVFILLITTLSSSFAFSLPIATPANALAFTFGSLRVMDMVTTGLPLNFVCVGILNVFVHLTGVHIFHLDAIPVWALGNNTNVTFQNNTTAQWGR from the exons ATGTCTTTGGCTTACTTTTTCACCTGGATTCGGAGGTTTCAGAAAAGTGTGATTTTTCTACTGACACCAATACTGTTTCTCCCGCTGCTGATAATGGGAACTACAAAA GTCTCAAGCTGCGGTTACGTGATTTGTCTTATGGGCGTCTACTGGACAACTGAAGCATGTCCTCTTGTAGTGACGTCATTCATGCCAATTTTGTTGTTTCCTATTTTCGGGATTCAAACTGCAGATGAG GTGTCGATGAGTTATATGCGCCATGTATGCTTTCTTTTTCTTGGTGCTTTTGTGCTCTGCATTGCAATAGAAGAATGGAATTTACATAGAAGATTTGCGCTTCGGGTGTTGCTCTTTTTCGGGTCGAGACCATGCTG GATTATGTTAGGAATGATGTTTATTACTGGATTCCTCTCTATGTGGTTGAGCAACTCTTCAACGTGTGCCCTCATGCATCCGATCACCGTTGCTTTATGCAGAGAAATTTCAACAGCAGAAAAGAAA AAAAGGTGCGAAGAGACCCAGCAGGAAGTAAAGGATATTTCTG ACGAGGTGTTTGAACTTCCCGAAAATACAGTCAACGCAGAAAATGTACAAGAAACAATTGAATTCTTACCCGAAAGTGATCGCAAAAACGAAACGAAGAAGGATGAAACTCCG aTAAACGAAGAAATTTCCATACTCCAGGATGGAGAAGCGATTAAGTTGGAAAAATCAATGTTGCTCGCAGTAACATATTCTTCTACATTTGGAGGTACATGTACAACGGTTGGAACACCATCAAACCTTGTGGCTATTGGAATTTTCGCAACAAC TTTCGGGAAAGAATCATCAAAAGACTTGAATTTTGTTTCGTGGTTTCTATTTTGTCTCCCGATGGCaattgtttttatattcatcACGTGGATTTGGGTGCTATTCCGGTTTCGGAATATTGG GCAGTTGAGATCACGAAGCATAAACAAAATATCATCAAAACGCATCAAGGAGATGATACAagccaaaaatgataaattacCACCCATGAG TTTTGGAGAAATATGTGTTCTTATTCATTTTGTTGTGTTAATTCTGCTATGGTTTCTACGAGATCCGAAAATATTTCCTGGATGGAAAAACTTGCTCCCAAACGG ATATGCACAAGATTCTACAACTGCTGTGCTAGTTGCAATGTCATTGTTTTTGTTTCCTTCAAAATTGTCTTCGTTTTCGTGGATGTGGAAAAAAAAGACTGAACAATTTTTGCCCCCTACATCTCCCACGTTATTATCATGGAACACGTTTCAACGAAAATTTCCATGGGATGTGATGCTTTTAGTGGGTGCAGGATTTTCTTTAGCCAAAGCATGTGTG GATTCCGGGTTATCAGAATGGTTCGGCGCCAGCCTTACAACAGCACTTCAAGGAATACCAGCGTGGGCAGTGTTGTTAGTAATTTCTATTACAATATCGTTATTGACAG AATTCAGCAGCAATCTCGCGACAACCAGTGTATTTTTGCCAATTATGATGGAGTTGTCAAGAGACTTGAATATAAATCCAGTGTTTATTTTACTTATTACAACTTTATCCAGCTCATTTGCATTCTCTTTACCAATTGCAACTCCAGCTAACGCTTTGGCATTCACATTCGGCTCTTTGCGCGTTATGGATATG GTTACGACCGGTCTTCCACTGAATTTCGTGTGCGTGGGAATTCTGAATGTTTTTGTCCACCTCACGGGTGTTCACATTTTCCACCTGGATGCAATTCCTGTTTGGGCGCTGGGAAACAACACTAATGTTACCTTTCAAAACAACACAACTGCTCAGTGGGGAAGGTAA
- the LOC120346435 gene encoding Na(+)/citrate cotransporter-like isoform X3 produces the protein MSLAYFFTWIRRFQKSVIFLLTPILFLPLLIMGTTKVSSCGYVICLMGVYWTTEACPLVVTSFMPILLFPIFGIQTADEVSMSYMRHVCFLFLGAFVLCIAIEEWNLHRRFALRVLLFFGSRPCWIMLGMMFITGFLSMWLSNSSTCALMHPITVALCREISTAEKKKRCEETQQEVKDISDEVFELPENTVNAENVQETIEFLPESDRKNETKKDETPINEEISILQDGEAIKLEKSMLLAVTYSSTFGGTCTTVGTPSNLVAIGIFATTFGKESSKDLNFVSWFLFCLPMAIVFIFITWIWVLFRFRNIGQLRSRSINKISSKRIKEMIQAKNDKLPPMSFGEICVLIHFVVLILLWFLRDPKIFPGWKNLLPNGYAQDSTTAVLVAMSLFLFPSKLSSFSWMWKKKTEQFLPPTSPTLLSWNTFQRKFPWDVMLLVGAGFSLAKACVDSGLSEWFGASLTTALQGIPAWAVLLVISITISLLTGYDRSSTEFRVRGNSECFCPPHGCSHFPPGCNSCLGAGKQH, from the exons ATGTCTTTGGCTTACTTTTTCACCTGGATTCGGAGGTTTCAGAAAAGTGTGATTTTTCTACTGACACCAATACTGTTTCTCCCGCTGCTGATAATGGGAACTACAAAA GTCTCAAGCTGCGGTTACGTGATTTGTCTTATGGGCGTCTACTGGACAACTGAAGCATGTCCTCTTGTAGTGACGTCATTCATGCCAATTTTGTTGTTTCCTATTTTCGGGATTCAAACTGCAGATGAG GTGTCGATGAGTTATATGCGCCATGTATGCTTTCTTTTTCTTGGTGCTTTTGTGCTCTGCATTGCAATAGAAGAATGGAATTTACATAGAAGATTTGCGCTTCGGGTGTTGCTCTTTTTCGGGTCGAGACCATGCTG GATTATGTTAGGAATGATGTTTATTACTGGATTCCTCTCTATGTGGTTGAGCAACTCTTCAACGTGTGCCCTCATGCATCCGATCACCGTTGCTTTATGCAGAGAAATTTCAACAGCAGAAAAGAAA AAAAGGTGCGAAGAGACCCAGCAGGAAGTAAAGGATATTTCTG ACGAGGTGTTTGAACTTCCCGAAAATACAGTCAACGCAGAAAATGTACAAGAAACAATTGAATTCTTACCCGAAAGTGATCGCAAAAACGAAACGAAGAAGGATGAAACTCCG aTAAACGAAGAAATTTCCATACTCCAGGATGGAGAAGCGATTAAGTTGGAAAAATCAATGTTGCTCGCAGTAACATATTCTTCTACATTTGGAGGTACATGTACAACGGTTGGAACACCATCAAACCTTGTGGCTATTGGAATTTTCGCAACAAC TTTCGGGAAAGAATCATCAAAAGACTTGAATTTTGTTTCGTGGTTTCTATTTTGTCTCCCGATGGCaattgtttttatattcatcACGTGGATTTGGGTGCTATTCCGGTTTCGGAATATTGG GCAGTTGAGATCACGAAGCATAAACAAAATATCATCAAAACGCATCAAGGAGATGATACAagccaaaaatgataaattacCACCCATGAG TTTTGGAGAAATATGTGTTCTTATTCATTTTGTTGTGTTAATTCTGCTATGGTTTCTACGAGATCCGAAAATATTTCCTGGATGGAAAAACTTGCTCCCAAACGG ATATGCACAAGATTCTACAACTGCTGTGCTAGTTGCAATGTCATTGTTTTTGTTTCCTTCAAAATTGTCTTCGTTTTCGTGGATGTGGAAAAAAAAGACTGAACAATTTTTGCCCCCTACATCTCCCACGTTATTATCATGGAACACGTTTCAACGAAAATTTCCATGGGATGTGATGCTTTTAGTGGGTGCAGGATTTTCTTTAGCCAAAGCATGTGTG GATTCCGGGTTATCAGAATGGTTCGGCGCCAGCCTTACAACAGCACTTCAAGGAATACCAGCGTGGGCAGTGTTGTTAGTAATTTCTATTACAATATCGTTATTGACAG GTTACGACCGGTCTTCCACTGAATTTCGTGTGCGTGGGAATTCTGAATGTTTTTGTCCACCTCACGGGTGTTCACATTTTCCACCTGGATGCAATTCCTGTTTGGGCGCTGGGAAACAACACTAA
- the LOC120346435 gene encoding Na(+)/citrate cotransporter-like isoform X2: MSLAYFFTWIRRFQKSVIFLLTPILFLPLLIMGTTKVSSCGYVICLMGVYWTTEACPLVVTSFMPILLFPIFGIQTADEVSMSYMRHVCFLFLGAFVLCIAIEEWNLHRRFALRVLLFFGSRPCWIMLGMMFITGFLSMWLSNSSTCALMHPITVALCREISTAEKKKRCEETQQEVKDISDEVFELPENTVNAENVQETIEFLPESDRKNETKKDETPINEEISILQDGEAIKLEKSMLLAVTYSSTFGGTCTTVGTPSNLVAIGIFATTFGKESSKDLNFVSWFLFCLPMAIVFIFITWIWVLFRFRNIGQLRSRSINKISSKRIKEMIQAKNDKLPPMRYAQDSTTAVLVAMSLFLFPSKLSSFSWMWKKKTEQFLPPTSPTLLSWNTFQRKFPWDVMLLVGAGFSLAKACVDSGLSEWFGASLTTALQGIPAWAVLLVISITISLLTEFSSNLATTSVFLPIMMELSRDLNINPVFILLITTLSSSFAFSLPIATPANALAFTFGSLRVMDMVTTGLPLNFVCVGILNVFVHLTGVHIFHLDAIPVWALGNNTNVTFQNNTTAQWGR, translated from the exons ATGTCTTTGGCTTACTTTTTCACCTGGATTCGGAGGTTTCAGAAAAGTGTGATTTTTCTACTGACACCAATACTGTTTCTCCCGCTGCTGATAATGGGAACTACAAAA GTCTCAAGCTGCGGTTACGTGATTTGTCTTATGGGCGTCTACTGGACAACTGAAGCATGTCCTCTTGTAGTGACGTCATTCATGCCAATTTTGTTGTTTCCTATTTTCGGGATTCAAACTGCAGATGAG GTGTCGATGAGTTATATGCGCCATGTATGCTTTCTTTTTCTTGGTGCTTTTGTGCTCTGCATTGCAATAGAAGAATGGAATTTACATAGAAGATTTGCGCTTCGGGTGTTGCTCTTTTTCGGGTCGAGACCATGCTG GATTATGTTAGGAATGATGTTTATTACTGGATTCCTCTCTATGTGGTTGAGCAACTCTTCAACGTGTGCCCTCATGCATCCGATCACCGTTGCTTTATGCAGAGAAATTTCAACAGCAGAAAAGAAA AAAAGGTGCGAAGAGACCCAGCAGGAAGTAAAGGATATTTCTG ACGAGGTGTTTGAACTTCCCGAAAATACAGTCAACGCAGAAAATGTACAAGAAACAATTGAATTCTTACCCGAAAGTGATCGCAAAAACGAAACGAAGAAGGATGAAACTCCG aTAAACGAAGAAATTTCCATACTCCAGGATGGAGAAGCGATTAAGTTGGAAAAATCAATGTTGCTCGCAGTAACATATTCTTCTACATTTGGAGGTACATGTACAACGGTTGGAACACCATCAAACCTTGTGGCTATTGGAATTTTCGCAACAAC TTTCGGGAAAGAATCATCAAAAGACTTGAATTTTGTTTCGTGGTTTCTATTTTGTCTCCCGATGGCaattgtttttatattcatcACGTGGATTTGGGTGCTATTCCGGTTTCGGAATATTGG GCAGTTGAGATCACGAAGCATAAACAAAATATCATCAAAACGCATCAAGGAGATGATACAagccaaaaatgataaattacCACCCATGAG ATATGCACAAGATTCTACAACTGCTGTGCTAGTTGCAATGTCATTGTTTTTGTTTCCTTCAAAATTGTCTTCGTTTTCGTGGATGTGGAAAAAAAAGACTGAACAATTTTTGCCCCCTACATCTCCCACGTTATTATCATGGAACACGTTTCAACGAAAATTTCCATGGGATGTGATGCTTTTAGTGGGTGCAGGATTTTCTTTAGCCAAAGCATGTGTG GATTCCGGGTTATCAGAATGGTTCGGCGCCAGCCTTACAACAGCACTTCAAGGAATACCAGCGTGGGCAGTGTTGTTAGTAATTTCTATTACAATATCGTTATTGACAG AATTCAGCAGCAATCTCGCGACAACCAGTGTATTTTTGCCAATTATGATGGAGTTGTCAAGAGACTTGAATATAAATCCAGTGTTTATTTTACTTATTACAACTTTATCCAGCTCATTTGCATTCTCTTTACCAATTGCAACTCCAGCTAACGCTTTGGCATTCACATTCGGCTCTTTGCGCGTTATGGATATG GTTACGACCGGTCTTCCACTGAATTTCGTGTGCGTGGGAATTCTGAATGTTTTTGTCCACCTCACGGGTGTTCACATTTTCCACCTGGATGCAATTCCTGTTTGGGCGCTGGGAAACAACACTAATGTTACCTTTCAAAACAACACAACTGCTCAGTGGGGAAGGTAA